One Oncorhynchus keta strain PuntledgeMale-10-30-2019 unplaced genomic scaffold, Oket_V2 Un_contig_3880_pilon_pilon, whole genome shotgun sequence genomic region harbors:
- the LOC118381950 gene encoding homeobox protein not2-like, translating to MQVPNRPTGVGAYGHSAMRHYASLYPQRNSSQGAAATKTASGKSFTIDALLAKPSETHIDRTSPIHCRLKYQPTAPLHPFQTQMSSALPQYLYSPNMLHTPVHSHTQPGYSVYCCPPFSCHGAFYAHDTGLSMSHSFKHKGGKSKRMRTSFTNEQLDRLEKEFSRQQYMVGSERFLLASGLQLTEAQVKVWFQNRRIKWRKQSLEQQQNKLVKLGLATPVKSPGSQGLGEEAEEIDFSDG from the exons ATGCAAGTGCCGAACAGACCAACGGGAGTGGGAGCCTACGGACACTCCGCCATGCGCCATTACGCTTCGCTCTATCCACAGCGCAACAGTAGCCAGGGCGCAGCGGCGACCAAGACTGCCAGCGGGAAATCTTTCACCATTGACGCCCTGCTCGCCAAGCCGTCGGAGACACACATAGACCGAACGAGTCCCATTCACTGTAGACTCAAATACCAACCGACAGCGCCACTACATCCCTTCCAGACCCAGATGAGCTCAGCGCTGCCACAGTACCTCTACTCGCCCAACATGCTGCACACGCCGGTGCACAGTCACACACAACCCGGATACTCTGTCTACTGCTGTCCGCCGTTCTCATGCCATGGGGCCTTTTACGCACACG ACACGGGTCTATCAATGTCCCACTCATTCAAACACAAGGGAGGGAAATCCAAGCGGATGCGCACCAGCTTCACCAACGAGCAGTTGGACCGTCTGGAGAAGGAGTTCTCCCGGCAGCAGTACATGGTCGGCTCGGAGAGGTTCCTTCTGGCGTCGGGTCTGCAGCTCACAGAGGCTCAG GTTAAAGTGTGGTTCCAGAATCGACGCATCAAATGGCGCAAGCAGAGTCTGGAGCAACAGCAGAACAAGCTGGTTAAACTGGGCCTGGCCACCCCAGTGAAGAGTCCTGGTTCTCAAGGTCTGGGGGAGGAGGCGGAGGAGATCGACTTCTCAGACGGATAA